In Trichoderma asperellum chromosome 1, complete sequence, a single window of DNA contains:
- a CDS encoding uncharacterized protein (EggNog:ENOG41), which translates to MHFRPVEQSMDDEYLGQGGGGGSGDATAPEAGSGSGGMYSSLDDVFGPESESVPTTGSGTAATVVTSLDRPESPLHPSDMRRLEAEHATAGYREGISAAKEQTVQAGFDEGFSLGATIGLAAGQLLGMLEGINDALKNRLGDQASGEDGESTAAATATSQLLTEAREELSVPKIFSPDYWAPDGNWSYDVEPDGDGDQVLFPDVAKAHPLIRKWTTIVDEQVRLWKIDRSMLDGDDGDARMEAAADDTVTAGTSTIPLPPPASKQPLDW; encoded by the coding sequence ATGCACTTTCGCCCGGTCGAACAATCGATGGATGACGAGTATCTCGGACAGGGAGGCGGAGGCGGATCTGGCGATGCGACGGCGCCAGaagctggctctggctctggcggcATGTATTCTTCTCTGGACGATGTTTTTGGCCCCGAATCCGAATCAGTACCGACGACTGGTAGTGGCACTGCCGCTACTGTCGTCACCTCTCTAGACAGGCCTGAAAGCCCTCTTCATCCATCTGATATGCGGCGGCTGGAGGCAGAACACGCAACTGCGGGGTACCGGGAGGGCATCTCGGCGGCAAAGGAACAGACCGTCCAGGCTGGCTTCGACGAGGGCTTCAGTCTCGGGGCTACGATTGGCCTGGCTGCAGGCCAGTTGCTCGGCATGCTGGAAGGCATCAATGACGCTCTGAAAAACAGACTGGGCGACCAAGCCAGCGGCGAGGATGGAGAAAgcacagcagctgcaacGGCAACCTCCCAGTTACTGACAGaggcgagagaagagctgAGCGTGCCCAAGATATTCAGTCCGGACTACTGGGCCCCTGATGGAAATTGGAGTTACGACGTCGAGCCGGATGGCGACGGTGACCAAGTCCTGTTCCCTGATGTGGCAAAAGCCCACCCTTTGATAAGGAAGTGGACCACCATCGTCGACGAGCAGGTCAGGCTGTGGAAGATTGACCGGTCTATgctcgatggcgatgatggcgatgcgagGATGGAGGCAGCGGCAGACGACACAGTCACTGCTGGCACTAGCACTATCCCGCTCCCTCCGCCTGCATCGAAGCAGCCTCTAGATTGGTGA